The following are from one region of the Nostoc cf. commune SO-36 genome:
- a CDS encoding Uma2 family endonuclease produces the protein MLVSKHNDVVSVPKILSLEDFMANPPEGMEWVDEQLVEKTGMTLKHSEIQFNIGFYWRSYINSIQQGGKVYTEVPCRTYKQGRRPDVAYLTPQLVAEFGDVPTLPQSFPLIAEIVSPTDLAEDLFLKAQEYLQSGCEEIWLVFPESRLVFVMTDNQVLGFKAGDVVSTQRVLLGFSVAVDEFLA, from the coding sequence ATGTTAGTTTCTAAACACAACGATGTTGTATCCGTCCCCAAAATCCTCTCTTTAGAAGACTTCATGGCAAATCCTCCAGAGGGCATGGAGTGGGTAGACGAGCAACTAGTAGAAAAAACAGGGATGACATTAAAACACAGCGAAATTCAGTTTAATATTGGTTTTTATTGGAGAAGTTATATCAACTCCATTCAACAAGGTGGGAAAGTTTATACTGAAGTACCTTGTCGCACATATAAACAAGGTCGCCGTCCTGACGTAGCTTATCTGACACCTCAGTTGGTAGCTGAGTTTGGTGATGTTCCCACTTTGCCACAGAGTTTTCCACTAATTGCTGAAATAGTTTCACCCACCGATTTAGCTGAAGACTTATTTCTCAAAGCCCAGGAGTATTTGCAGTCTGGTTGCGAAGAAATTTGGCTAGTATTTCCTGAAAGTCGGTTAGTTTTTGTAATGACTGATAATCAGGTTTTAGGGTTTAAAGCTGGTGATGTGGTTAGTACTCAAAGAGTATTACTGGGTTTTAGTGTAGCTGTAGACGAATTTTTGGCTTGA
- a CDS encoding WD40 repeat domain-containing protein, with the protein MAAVALPVATWEGFHIHQAHAAIEVIPSSQATNSFANAQLLYTLRGHKGTVKSLAFSPDSRILASGGAENEGVIRLWNPVNGKKLGNINKAHKAAVESLVISPDGRTLASCSDDNTINLWSLNNFKFSRSFVGHTSNVLSLAVSPDSKILISGALDGIRIWDLLQQRPLGTLVRFDNLIYTLAISPDGQTLASGDNKGVIKLWNLSTGKLINELVAHSNGVNAVIFTPDGQTLVTASRDRTVKLWNINTGELVRTLTGHNNWVNAITINPDGQTLASAGRDGIKLWDLTTGELINTLSGHTDWVSAIAFSPNGKILASGGFDQQIKIWGTPVKRN; encoded by the coding sequence ATGGCAGCTGTTGCCCTTCCAGTGGCTACCTGGGAAGGGTTTCATATTCATCAAGCTCATGCTGCAATTGAAGTAATACCAAGCTCCCAAGCTACTAATAGCTTTGCTAATGCTCAACTACTTTACACACTCAGAGGGCATAAGGGAACTGTTAAATCCCTCGCTTTCAGCCCAGATAGCAGAATTCTTGCTAGTGGAGGTGCAGAAAACGAAGGTGTAATTCGCCTGTGGAATCCAGTAAACGGCAAAAAGTTGGGGAATATTAACAAAGCACACAAAGCAGCCGTAGAATCTTTAGTGATTTCGCCAGATGGTCGAACCCTCGCTAGTTGTAGTGATGACAATACGATTAATCTCTGGAGCCTGAATAATTTTAAATTTAGCCGCTCTTTTGTCGGACATACCAGTAACGTATTATCTTTAGCGGTGTCTCCTGATAGTAAAATCCTCATCAGTGGAGCTTTGGATGGGATTCGTATATGGGATTTATTGCAGCAGCGCCCTCTAGGGACTCTAGTACGCTTTGATAATTTGATTTATACCCTGGCAATTAGTCCTGATGGGCAGACCTTGGCTAGTGGTGATAATAAGGGTGTAATCAAGTTGTGGAATTTGAGTACTGGTAAATTAATTAATGAATTAGTAGCTCATTCTAATGGTGTTAACGCTGTTATCTTTACACCAGATGGGCAAACATTAGTTACTGCTAGCCGCGATCGCACAGTAAAACTGTGGAATATTAATACTGGAGAATTAGTCCGCACCCTGACAGGACATAATAACTGGGTAAATGCGATCACAATTAATCCCGATGGACAAACCCTTGCTAGTGCTGGTAGAGATGGGATTAAATTATGGGATTTAACTACAGGCGAGTTAATAAATACACTGAGTGGACATACAGACTGGGTAAGTGCGATCGCTTTTAGTCCAAATGGCAAAATTCTTGCCAGTGGTGGATTTGATCAACAAATTAAAATTTGGGGAACTCCAGTAAAACGTAATTAA
- the dusB gene encoding tRNA dihydrouridine synthase DusB → MISLSPILQARLSQPLKIGSFEVKSRVLQSPLSGVTDMVFRRLVRRYAPDSMMYTEMVNATGLHYVKQLPKIMEVDPNERPISVQLFDCRPDFLAEAAIKAVAEGADTVDINMGCPVNKITKNGGGSSLLRQPEVAEAIVREVVKAVDVPVTVKTRIGWNDNEITILDFAKRMEDAGAQMITVHGRTRAQGYNGNARWEWITRVKEVLSIPVIGNGDIFSVEAAVKCLEQTGADGVMCSRGTLGYPFLVGEIDHFLKTGEMLATPSPIQRLECARDHLQALWEYKGDRGVRQARKHMTWYAKGFVGAAELRGQLSLVEKVDQGLAMIDQAIEKLANGYELEEEAQGSFVML, encoded by the coding sequence ATGATTTCCCTCTCTCCCATTCTCCAAGCTAGACTCTCCCAACCCCTCAAAATTGGCTCGTTTGAGGTAAAAAGTCGCGTTCTCCAGTCGCCTCTATCTGGGGTGACAGATATGGTGTTTCGCCGTCTGGTGCGTCGCTATGCACCAGATTCAATGATGTATACCGAAATGGTGAATGCTACGGGATTGCATTATGTCAAGCAGTTACCCAAAATTATGGAGGTAGATCCTAATGAGCGCCCAATTAGTGTTCAACTATTTGATTGCCGTCCAGATTTCTTGGCAGAAGCAGCAATCAAGGCAGTTGCCGAAGGTGCTGATACTGTTGATATTAATATGGGTTGTCCGGTAAATAAAATCACTAAAAATGGTGGTGGTTCTTCGTTGTTACGGCAACCAGAAGTAGCAGAGGCAATTGTGCGGGAAGTGGTAAAAGCTGTTGATGTACCTGTGACAGTAAAAACCCGTATTGGCTGGAATGACAACGAAATTACTATTCTCGACTTTGCCAAGCGGATGGAAGATGCCGGGGCACAAATGATCACAGTCCACGGACGCACCCGCGCCCAAGGATACAATGGCAATGCCCGTTGGGAATGGATTACTCGTGTAAAAGAAGTGCTTTCTATCCCAGTGATTGGAAATGGAGATATTTTTTCCGTTGAAGCGGCGGTGAAATGTTTAGAACAAACTGGCGCTGATGGTGTGATGTGTTCCCGTGGGACTTTAGGCTATCCGTTTTTGGTGGGAGAAATTGATCATTTCCTGAAAACTGGGGAGATGTTAGCAACACCTAGCCCGATTCAGCGCTTGGAATGTGCAAGAGATCATTTACAAGCCTTGTGGGAGTATAAAGGCGATCGCGGTGTACGTCAAGCCCGTAAGCACATGACTTGGTATGCTAAAGGTTTCGTTGGTGCTGCCGAACTCCGAGGACAGCTAAGTTTGGTTGAAAAAGTAGATCAAGGTTTGGCAATGATTGACCAAGCAATTGAAAAATTGGCTAATGGTTATGAACTTGAAGAAGAAGCACAAGGTAGTTTTGTAATGCTTTAA
- the ald gene encoding alanine dehydrogenase, with amino-acid sequence MEIGVPKESKDQEFRVGLSPSSVRVLRENGHSIFVQTQAGNGAGFSDDDYRNAGAEIVPTSETAWNRELVVKVKEPLTSEYKFLQKGQILFTYLHLAADRKLTENLIDCGTTAIAYETVEQPGANRLPLLTPMSVIAGRLAVQFGARFLERQQGGRGVLLGGVPGVQPGKVVILGGGVVGTEAAKIAVGMGAIVQILDVSVERLSYLETLFGSRVELLYSNSAHIEAAVKEADLLIGAVLVLGRRAPILVSRELVKQMRPGSVIVDVAVDQGGCIETLHPTSHTNPVYVEEGVVHYGVPNMPGAVPWTATQALNNSTLPYVVQLANLGIKALEVNPALAKGVNVQNHRLVHPAVQEVFPDLVN; translated from the coding sequence ATGGAAATTGGCGTTCCCAAGGAAAGTAAAGATCAAGAATTTCGGGTAGGTTTAAGTCCTTCTAGTGTGCGGGTGCTGCGAGAAAATGGTCATAGCATCTTTGTCCAGACGCAAGCAGGTAATGGTGCTGGATTTTCAGATGACGACTACAGAAATGCTGGAGCCGAGATTGTCCCTACATCAGAAACGGCTTGGAATCGAGAATTGGTTGTTAAAGTCAAAGAACCTCTGACATCTGAGTATAAATTTTTGCAGAAAGGGCAGATATTATTTACTTATTTACATTTAGCAGCCGATCGCAAATTGACAGAGAATTTGATTGATTGTGGCACAACTGCGATCGCCTACGAAACTGTAGAACAACCAGGCGCTAACAGACTACCCTTGCTCACCCCCATGAGCGTGATTGCTGGTCGGCTAGCAGTACAATTTGGGGCGAGATTTTTAGAACGTCAGCAAGGCGGTAGAGGAGTTCTTTTAGGTGGTGTTCCTGGAGTCCAACCAGGTAAAGTAGTAATTTTAGGTGGCGGTGTTGTTGGCACAGAAGCAGCTAAAATTGCTGTAGGTATGGGTGCGATCGTCCAGATTTTAGATGTGAGTGTCGAGCGCTTATCTTATTTAGAAACTTTGTTTGGCTCTAGAGTCGAATTGCTTTACAGCAACTCTGCTCATATCGAAGCCGCAGTCAAAGAAGCCGATTTGCTCATCGGTGCAGTTTTAGTATTAGGACGGAGAGCGCCAATACTAGTATCCCGTGAATTGGTTAAACAAATGCGTCCTGGTTCTGTAATAGTTGATGTAGCCGTTGACCAAGGTGGTTGCATAGAAACCTTGCACCCGACATCACACACAAATCCGGTGTACGTTGAAGAGGGCGTGGTGCATTATGGCGTTCCCAATATGCCAGGAGCAGTACCTTGGACAGCAACCCAGGCACTCAATAATAGTACATTACCTTATGTAGTCCAGTTGGCGAATTTGGGAATTAAGGCACTGGAAGTTAACCCAGCATTAGCTAAGGGTGTGAATGTGCAGAACCATCGCTTAGTGCATCCAGCTGTGCAAGAGGTATTCCCTGATTTGGTAAATTAA